In a single window of the Acidobacteriota bacterium genome:
- a CDS encoding alpha/beta hydrolase, with protein sequence MMKRLVAWTAFLLCLLALPVAADDYQILEESTTRIGRFERTDAVVQVGDNPVNTFLMHRLVRRGGPYWTPPPRGILLLTGPLANPFVFWETTEDGRYGRSFAAYFARRGYEIWGYSPRGTLLEQGSCEAGLVDCSVMGDWGIQVMVEDLTFIRGEIEQVHPGRSPVIGGFSLGGAATIATINAHPDDYAGALILEGALYSEDPEVIALNQQHCATMEDFLAQGFLFDGQSLPLIGLTANLAATDPDGETPFPGFPPGTTNHQVLVFSLAVPSFTPLNQTPNFIRAAGDPLADVFFFSTDARLTAFLTIFNNYFDNRILRDLNCSFAGERTFTGNLANFTKPVFFMGGGQSFGPQNRDLAKILGSHQCTFVEIEEFGHGDHFFSADHRRFVERPIRRFLNRIDTW encoded by the coding sequence ATGATGAAGAGGCTCGTGGCTTGGACGGCGTTCCTGCTGTGCCTGTTGGCACTACCGGTGGCGGCCGACGACTACCAGATCCTGGAGGAATCGACGACGCGAATCGGCCGCTTCGAGCGCACCGATGCGGTGGTGCAGGTCGGCGACAATCCGGTCAACACCTTCCTGATGCATCGCCTGGTTCGCCGCGGTGGGCCCTACTGGACACCGCCGCCGCGCGGCATCCTGCTGCTCACCGGACCGCTGGCCAACCCGTTCGTCTTCTGGGAGACCACCGAAGACGGTCGCTACGGTCGCTCCTTCGCCGCCTACTTCGCGCGTCGCGGCTACGAGATCTGGGGCTACTCGCCGCGCGGCACTCTGCTCGAGCAGGGTTCCTGCGAGGCCGGATTGGTCGACTGCTCGGTGATGGGCGATTGGGGTATCCAGGTGATGGTCGAGGACTTGACCTTCATCCGCGGCGAGATCGAGCAGGTCCATCCGGGGCGGTCGCCGGTGATCGGCGGCTTCTCCCTCGGCGGTGCGGCGACCATCGCCACCATCAACGCCCATCCCGACGACTACGCCGGCGCTCTGATTCTCGAAGGCGCCCTCTACAGCGAGGATCCGGAGGTCATCGCCCTCAACCAGCAGCACTGCGCCACCATGGAGGACTTCCTGGCTCAGGGCTTCCTGTTCGACGGCCAGAGCTTGCCGTTGATCGGCCTGACCGCCAACCTGGCGGCGACGGATCCGGACGGCGAGACGCCGTTCCCGGGATTTCCGCCCGGCACCACCAACCATCAGGTGCTGGTCTTCAGCCTGGCGGTGCCGTCCTTCACGCCGCTCAATCAGACCCCGAACTTCATTCGCGCTGCCGGTGATCCGCTGGCCGACGTCTTCTTCTTCTCGACGGACGCCCGTCTGACGGCCTTCCTCACCATCTTCAACAACTACTTCGACAATCGCATCCTGCGCGATCTGAACTGCAGCTTCGCCGGCGAGCGCACCTTCACCGGCAATCTGGCGAACTTCACCAAGCCGGTGTTCTTCATGGGGGGCGGCCAGTCCTTCGGGCCTCAGAACCGCGACCTGGCGAAGATTCTCGGCTCGCACCAGTGCACCTTCGTCGAGATCGAAGAGTTCGGCCACGGCGATCACTTCTTCTCCGCCGACCATCGGCGGTTCGTCGAGCGTCCGATCCGGCGCTTCCTGAACCGCATCGACACCTGGTAA
- a CDS encoding FAD-binding oxidoreductase, protein MDSADIRRWRAELAELLGSAAVIAEEVPPPHPAWGRDRSPAGEGRPALVVRPASTDEVQRLVRWARRRRVPLVPAGGRSGYSGGATATGGEAVVAFERLDRILEWLPEIPAVRLQAGVVTGRLQQAAAERGWLYPVDFAACDRSQVGGNVATNAGGVRVLRWGMTRRWVLGLTVVSGAGEVLELGGGLLKDNAGYDLKQLFVGSEGTLGLITEVTLRLTRPVQERTLIALAADELEGLLAILRRSHRLPRPVLAFEMFDGTCQEMMSKVVGQPLFDRSWHFLALLEIETPPPAVLAAWLEALPSGIAHRPAADGAEAERFWRHRLEISDTLAQRHRVHKNDLSVPPRALPTLHRDLTALARQIDLPLTCFGHVGDGNLHVNLLRPDGLEESAFAERCRAFDVESYRRVATLGGSISAEHGLGRLKGEHLPLCRSPAELAAMAAIKQVFDPDGILNPGKVLPG, encoded by the coding sequence ATGGATTCCGCCGACATCCGCCGCTGGCGGGCCGAGCTCGCGGAGCTGCTCGGATCCGCCGCGGTGATTGCCGAAGAAGTGCCGCCACCGCACCCCGCCTGGGGCCGGGATCGCAGCCCCGCCGGTGAGGGGCGACCGGCGCTGGTGGTGCGCCCGGCGAGTACCGATGAAGTCCAGCGGCTGGTGCGTTGGGCACGGCGGCGCCGGGTCCCCCTGGTGCCGGCCGGGGGACGCAGCGGCTACTCGGGGGGCGCGACCGCCACCGGCGGGGAGGCGGTGGTCGCCTTCGAGCGCCTCGATCGCATCCTCGAATGGTTGCCCGAGATTCCGGCGGTACGCCTGCAGGCCGGCGTGGTCACCGGCCGGCTACAGCAGGCGGCGGCCGAGCGAGGTTGGCTCTATCCGGTGGACTTCGCGGCCTGCGACCGCTCCCAGGTGGGCGGCAATGTCGCCACCAACGCCGGCGGCGTGCGGGTCCTCCGTTGGGGCATGACCCGCCGCTGGGTGCTCGGACTGACGGTGGTGAGCGGCGCCGGCGAGGTGCTCGAGCTGGGCGGTGGTCTGCTCAAGGACAACGCCGGCTACGACCTCAAGCAGCTCTTCGTCGGCAGCGAGGGAACCCTCGGGCTGATCACCGAGGTCACCCTTCGCCTCACCCGACCGGTGCAGGAGAGAACCCTCATCGCGCTCGCCGCGGACGAGCTCGAAGGGCTCCTCGCGATCCTGCGTCGAAGCCATCGGCTGCCCCGTCCGGTGCTCGCCTTCGAGATGTTCGATGGCACCTGCCAGGAGATGATGTCCAAGGTGGTCGGGCAGCCGCTGTTCGATCGCTCGTGGCACTTCCTGGCCCTGCTCGAGATCGAGACGCCCCCGCCGGCGGTCCTCGCTGCCTGGCTCGAAGCCCTGCCGTCGGGCATCGCGCATCGGCCCGCCGCCGATGGCGCCGAGGCCGAGCGCTTCTGGCGGCACCGACTCGAGATCAGCGACACCCTGGCGCAGCGCCACCGGGTGCACAAGAACGACCTCTCGGTGCCGCCGAGGGCATTGCCGACGCTGCATCGCGACCTCACTGCTCTGGCCCGGCAGATCGATCTTCCTCTGACCTGCTTCGGTCACGTCGGCGACGGCAACCTGCACGTCAACCTGCTGCGGCCGGACGGCCTCGAAGAAAGCGCTTTCGCCGAGCGCTGCCGCGCCTTCGACGTCGAGAGCTACCGCCGAGTCGCCACCCTCGGCGGCTCGATCAGCGCCGAGCACGGCCTCGGCCGGCTCAAAGGAGAGCATTTGCCGCTCTGCCGATCACCGGCCGAGCTGGCGGCGATGGCGGCGATCAAGCAGGTCTTCGACCCGGACGGCATCCTCAATCCGGGAAAGGTCCTGCCTGGCTGA